The following coding sequences lie in one Polluticoccus soli genomic window:
- the proS gene encoding proline--tRNA ligase, giving the protein MSNVLTSREQDYAQWYNDLILKGGFADYSAVRGCMVIKPYGFALWENMRDQLDRRFKETGHQNAYFPLFIPKSFLSKEAAHVEGFAKECAVVTHYRLKNDPNGSGVIVDPEAKLEEELIVRPTSETIIWSTYKNWVQSYRDLPILVNQWANVVRWEMRTRLFLRTAEFLWQEGHTAHATKQEAIEETERMLEVYAEFAEEYMALPVIRGVKSANERFAGAEETYCIEALMQDGKALQAGTSHFLGQNFAKAFDVQFSTKENKMEYVWATSWGVSTRLIGALVMAHSDDQGLVLPPKLAPLQVVIVPIYNKDAGARQKIDEKATQLIKELQTKGIRVKFDNDDTNRPGWKFAEYELRGVPVRIALGARDLENNQVEVARRDTKEKSSQSLDGLTDNIAKLLEDIQSNMYQRALNYRTEHTTKANSWDEFVKLLDEKGGFISAHWDGTPETEDKIKEMTKATIRCIPLNNEQEEGKCILTGKPSTQRVLFARAY; this is encoded by the coding sequence ATGAGCAACGTTTTAACATCACGTGAACAGGATTACGCCCAATGGTACAATGACCTCATCCTGAAAGGCGGCTTTGCCGACTACTCGGCAGTACGCGGATGTATGGTGATCAAACCTTATGGGTTTGCCCTGTGGGAGAACATGCGCGACCAGCTGGACCGCAGGTTTAAGGAAACAGGCCATCAAAACGCTTATTTTCCGCTGTTTATCCCCAAAAGCTTCCTGAGTAAAGAGGCTGCCCACGTAGAAGGTTTTGCCAAAGAATGTGCTGTAGTAACCCACTACCGCCTGAAGAACGACCCCAACGGTAGCGGTGTTATTGTTGACCCGGAGGCTAAGCTTGAAGAGGAACTGATCGTTCGTCCGACCTCAGAAACCATTATCTGGAGTACTTATAAAAACTGGGTACAATCTTACCGCGACCTCCCCATACTGGTGAATCAGTGGGCTAACGTAGTGCGCTGGGAGATGCGTACCCGACTGTTCCTGCGTACGGCTGAGTTCCTGTGGCAGGAAGGGCATACCGCTCACGCAACCAAACAAGAAGCTATCGAGGAAACGGAGCGCATGCTTGAGGTATATGCCGAGTTTGCCGAAGAATACATGGCGCTGCCTGTGATCCGTGGTGTTAAATCGGCCAACGAACGTTTTGCCGGTGCTGAGGAAACTTATTGCATAGAAGCGCTGATGCAGGATGGTAAAGCCCTGCAGGCAGGTACTTCACACTTCCTGGGTCAGAACTTTGCTAAAGCATTCGATGTACAGTTCTCTACCAAAGAGAACAAGATGGAATACGTCTGGGCAACCTCTTGGGGGGTATCTACCAGGCTGATAGGAGCACTTGTAATGGCACATAGCGATGACCAGGGATTAGTATTGCCGCCGAAACTGGCGCCGCTGCAAGTGGTTATCGTGCCGATCTATAACAAAGATGCGGGCGCAAGACAAAAGATAGATGAGAAAGCAACGCAGTTGATCAAAGAACTGCAGACTAAGGGCATTCGCGTGAAGTTCGACAACGACGATACCAACCGTCCGGGCTGGAAGTTTGCGGAATACGAACTGCGTGGCGTGCCCGTGCGTATAGCACTTGGTGCCCGCGACCTGGAAAACAACCAGGTAGAAGTGGCCCGCCGCGATACAAAAGAAAAGTCTTCACAGTCGCTTGACGGACTAACCGACAATATTGCAAAACTGCTGGAAGACATCCAGTCGAATATGTACCAGCGTGCGCTCAATTATAGAACCGAGCATACTACAAAAGCCAATAGCTGGGATGAGTTTGTAAAACTGCTGGATGAGAAAGGCGGTTTTATTTCTGCGCACTGGGATGGTACACCGGAAACCGAGGACAAGATCAAAGAAATGACCAAGGCTACGATCAGGTGTATACCGCTGAACAACGAACAGGAAGAAGGTAAGTGTATCCTTACCGGCAAGCCATCAACGCAGCGTGTGCTGTTCGCAAGGGCGTACTAA
- a CDS encoding M28 family peptidase: MKKAAVVFAAFLCAALHANAQYNLTSTNIVAEQVMMGNYNPASYAASVVLNDPDTISKGILAQVSPDSMKSYLMELRKFKNRNTSSDTVSSTKGIGAARRWIYSKFQQFSAQSENRLLPSYLQFDTLVCTQTRHRNVFAVLPGSDLSDKSIIIIEGHMDSRCSDNCDTACLAEGMEDNGSGTALVMELARVMSKFTYKHTIVFTTVTGEEQGLLGARAFAKYAQQQGITIKAVMNNDVVGGIICGQTSSPPSCPGLNAIDSTQVRLFSFGGFNSPHKGLSRFIKLEYKEMIRPLAIVPMTISIMTDEDRIGRGGDHIPFRQRGFTAMRFTSANEHGDASNGPGYTDRQHTSSDILGVDTDFDTVIDSFFVDFNYLARNAVINGNAAGMIAIGPKSPDFNVSSTGLNDLTLNIIDPVPYNHYRIGLRTATNDWDSVYTVTGGLTHTLTVAPGTYSISVMSVDADGIESLPSRELTASTTGINDPRSGKQGIELLQNVPNPAGDEATMISVLVHQPITYKEAQISITDITGREVFRKSIELKTGMNELMYQHGYGMSGIYTYSLLIDGRSIQSKKMIFR; this comes from the coding sequence TCGTTTTCGCGGCATTTTTGTGTGCGGCACTGCACGCAAATGCTCAATATAACCTGACCTCTACCAACATTGTAGCCGAACAGGTGATGATGGGCAATTACAATCCGGCATCTTATGCCGCAAGTGTCGTTCTCAACGATCCGGATACGATCAGCAAAGGCATCCTGGCACAGGTATCGCCCGACTCCATGAAGTCTTATTTGATGGAGCTGCGAAAGTTTAAAAACCGCAACACGTCATCTGATACCGTTTCGTCAACCAAGGGCATCGGTGCAGCGCGCCGGTGGATATACAGTAAGTTCCAGCAGTTCAGCGCGCAGAGTGAAAACAGGTTGCTGCCGTCATACCTGCAATTCGACACCTTAGTCTGCACCCAGACCAGGCACCGAAATGTATTTGCTGTATTACCAGGTTCAGACCTCTCCGACAAATCGATCATCATTATAGAAGGCCACATGGATAGTCGTTGCAGCGATAATTGCGATACGGCCTGCCTTGCAGAGGGCATGGAAGATAATGGCAGCGGCACCGCCCTTGTGATGGAACTGGCACGTGTGATGAGTAAGTTCACCTACAAACACACGATCGTTTTTACAACCGTTACCGGCGAAGAACAAGGCCTGCTTGGCGCCCGTGCGTTCGCGAAATATGCACAACAGCAAGGCATAACGATCAAAGCTGTAATGAACAACGACGTTGTCGGCGGCATCATATGCGGACAAACGTCTTCTCCACCCAGCTGCCCGGGACTTAATGCAATTGACAGTACACAAGTACGCCTGTTTTCTTTCGGTGGGTTTAATTCACCACACAAGGGCCTTTCGAGGTTCATCAAACTGGAATACAAAGAAATGATTCGTCCACTGGCTATTGTTCCAATGACGATCAGCATAATGACAGATGAAGATCGTATAGGCCGCGGCGGCGATCATATTCCTTTCCGTCAACGTGGTTTCACGGCGATGAGATTTACCTCTGCCAACGAGCACGGCGATGCCAGCAATGGTCCAGGCTACACCGACCGTCAGCATACCTCTAGTGATATTCTGGGCGTAGATACAGATTTTGACACTGTCATAGATAGCTTCTTTGTTGACTTTAATTACCTGGCCCGGAATGCGGTCATCAATGGTAATGCTGCCGGCATGATCGCCATTGGCCCGAAGAGTCCGGACTTTAACGTCAGCAGCACGGGCCTCAATGATCTCACGTTGAACATCATTGATCCCGTACCATACAATCATTACCGCATCGGTCTGCGTACCGCAACCAACGATTGGGATTCGGTTTATACAGTGACCGGCGGCCTCACGCATACCCTTACTGTTGCGCCTGGCACCTACAGCATTAGCGTAATGTCGGTTGATGCCGACGGCATTGAGAGCCTGCCGTCACGAGAACTGACAGCTTCAACAACAGGTATCAACGATCCGCGCTCAGGCAAGCAAGGGATCGAGCTCTTGCAAAATGTTCCAAACCCTGCAGGCGACGAAGCGACAATGATATCCGTACTGGTTCATCAGCCCATCACTTATAAAGAAGCCCAGATCTCGATAACAGACATTACCGGTCGTGAAGTGTTCAGAAAAAGCATAGAACTAAAAACTGGCATGAACGAGCTGATGTACCAGCACGGTTATGGCATGAGTGGCATCTATACTTACTCGCTTTTAATTGATGGCAGGTCTATTCAGTCGAAAAAAATGATCTTCCGTTAA
- a CDS encoding ATP-binding cassette domain-containing protein, with protein sequence MQLDLEQLIPTPLAEEVQRRSSAIWGREVFIKPGEYVFVQAPSGTGKTTLMHFLYGNRGDYTGTIKWEGKSMKNFDPNQLAGIRKDNLGIVFQDMRLFPELTAWENLEVKRVLTNTVEQLDVRNWMVRLGIGDKANAVASTLSYGEQQRVAIIRALLQPFKWLLMDEPFSHLDRQNIENAIALIKEVVSRNNAGLILADLEDNDYFSYTQKLLL encoded by the coding sequence ATGCAACTGGATTTGGAGCAATTGATACCCACACCGTTAGCTGAAGAAGTGCAGCGGCGCTCGTCGGCCATATGGGGGAGAGAAGTATTTATAAAACCGGGCGAATATGTTTTTGTGCAGGCTCCTTCCGGAACCGGTAAGACAACCCTGATGCATTTTCTCTACGGCAATCGGGGAGATTATACCGGGACTATCAAATGGGAAGGAAAGAGTATGAAGAACTTTGATCCCAACCAGTTGGCCGGCATCCGAAAGGACAACCTCGGTATCGTGTTCCAGGACATGCGACTATTTCCGGAGCTGACCGCATGGGAAAACCTTGAGGTAAAACGTGTGCTTACAAATACAGTGGAACAACTGGATGTGAGGAATTGGATGGTACGCCTGGGTATAGGTGACAAAGCGAATGCTGTTGCCAGCACACTTTCGTACGGCGAACAACAACGGGTGGCGATCATTCGCGCACTGCTGCAGCCCTTTAAATGGTTACTAATGGATGAGCCGTTCAGTCACCTGGACAGGCAGAATATCGAAAATGCGATTGCTCTTATCAAGGAAGTAGTAAGCAGAAATAACGCAGGCCTGATACTAGCCGATCTGGAAGACAATGACTATTTTTCTTACACGCAAAAATTACTCCTGTAA
- a CDS encoding AMP-dependent synthetase/ligase — translation MIKRLFDIVSAQAKENPNAVMLAAKEQDMWRTYSSADVWETARKLAGGLESLGIANADLDPEKQEKIAIISPNRPEWIITDVAVQLTGGVLTPVYPTLAPNDLAYILKEAEIKILFLSNKDIYERFKDALSQVPTLKHIFTFDKVDGLTHWQELIAKNVLPDERVIERIKPETLTTIIYTSGTTGNPKGVMLSHNNIASNVRDCMCEFWFASKGERALSFLPLNHIFEKMVTYVYLNAGVSVYYAESMDTIGENLKEVKPVVFTTVPRLLEKVYEKIFGKGLELTGIKRKLFFWALGLGFKYDNINQGSLWYRMQLSLANKLIFSKWREALGGNVRAIVTGAAACQERLIRIFSSAGITIMEGYGLTETSPVISVNKYKSEDRRIGSIGPVIQNVEVKLGEDGEIMVRGQNIMMGYYKNPSLTAEVVDKDGWFKTGDIGTWVEDRFLKITDRKKEIFKTAGGKYVAPQVIENKMKESLFIEQMIVIGSGRKFVSALIVPALTHIRKHLEDKGMKTPATNDELVRLPEVVDLVQKQVDKYNPLFGHVEQVKKFALLPNEWTIDSGELTPSIKIKRKVIEQKYSGEIEKMYN, via the coding sequence ATGATAAAACGCCTCTTTGATATAGTATCGGCACAAGCCAAAGAGAACCCCAACGCGGTAATGCTGGCAGCCAAAGAGCAGGATATGTGGCGAACTTATAGCAGCGCGGATGTTTGGGAAACAGCCCGGAAACTGGCAGGCGGACTGGAATCATTAGGTATAGCCAACGCTGACCTGGACCCCGAAAAGCAGGAAAAGATCGCGATCATCTCTCCCAACCGCCCCGAGTGGATCATTACGGATGTTGCCGTTCAGCTGACGGGTGGCGTGCTCACCCCTGTATATCCGACCTTGGCGCCCAACGACCTTGCTTACATACTCAAAGAAGCTGAAATAAAAATACTTTTCTTATCGAATAAAGATATTTACGAGCGTTTTAAAGACGCACTTAGCCAGGTACCTACGCTCAAACACATCTTCACTTTCGACAAAGTGGATGGGCTCACCCATTGGCAGGAGCTGATAGCAAAAAACGTTCTGCCAGACGAGCGTGTGATCGAGCGTATCAAGCCCGAAACCTTAACTACCATAATCTATACTTCAGGCACCACAGGCAATCCCAAAGGCGTAATGCTCTCGCACAACAACATTGCCAGCAATGTTCGTGACTGCATGTGCGAATTCTGGTTTGCCAGCAAAGGAGAAAGAGCCCTCAGCTTTTTGCCGCTCAATCACATCTTCGAGAAGATGGTGACCTATGTATACCTGAACGCAGGCGTATCTGTCTATTACGCCGAAAGCATGGACACCATAGGTGAGAACCTGAAGGAGGTAAAACCGGTCGTATTCACTACGGTTCCCCGCCTGCTGGAAAAAGTATATGAAAAGATCTTTGGAAAGGGCCTGGAATTAACGGGCATCAAACGCAAGTTATTCTTCTGGGCTCTGGGCCTTGGTTTCAAATACGATAATATTAACCAGGGCTCGCTCTGGTACCGCATGCAGCTGTCATTAGCCAATAAACTGATCTTCAGTAAATGGCGTGAAGCGCTGGGCGGCAATGTGAGAGCCATTGTTACTGGTGCCGCTGCCTGCCAGGAACGGCTGATACGAATATTTAGCTCGGCAGGCATAACCATCATGGAAGGTTACGGCCTTACAGAAACGTCACCAGTGATCTCGGTAAACAAATATAAAAGCGAAGACCGCCGTATAGGTAGCATCGGCCCAGTGATACAAAATGTAGAAGTAAAACTGGGTGAGGACGGTGAGATCATGGTTCGCGGACAAAACATCATGATGGGCTACTATAAAAACCCATCGTTGACCGCTGAGGTTGTTGACAAAGATGGCTGGTTTAAAACGGGCGATATAGGCACCTGGGTAGAAGACCGCTTCCTCAAGATCACTGACCGCAAAAAAGAGATATTCAAAACAGCGGGTGGTAAATACGTAGCGCCACAGGTCATCGAGAACAAAATGAAAGAGAGCCTGTTCATCGAGCAAATGATCGTGATAGGTAGCGGGCGGAAATTTGTAAGCGCTCTAATTGTTCCTGCGCTTACTCATATCAGGAAACACCTGGAGGACAAAGGCATGAAGACTCCTGCTACAAACGATGAGCTTGTAAGATTACCAGAGGTTGTAGACCTTGTACAAAAGCAGGTAGATAAATACAATCCTTTGTTCGGACACGTAGAGCAGGTGAAAAAATTCGCCTTGCTGCCAAACGAATGGACCATCGACAGCGGCGAATTAACGCCTTCCATCAAGATCAAACGTAAGGTGATCGAACAGAAATACTCGGGCGAGATCGAGAAAATGTACAACTAA
- a CDS encoding App1 family protein, whose product MDWKELFGKYVTEIESDFNRLADRLKFRMGYVDPIQILPYRTYGTLNRLYLKGRVLEDEKIAGAGDKDTILNNLLNMYKRFESDEVVGATIKAVFGEEEQHAVTDNEGYFHFDLVPEKPVIRENLWHGVDLHLTDIPKPYTAGFSAKAEVMIPPLDAEYGIISDIDDTIVRTSATDMLAMARTVFLNNAKTRLPFAGVSEFYKSLQLGRNGKRNNPFFYVSSSPWNMYDLLRDFLDLNEIPAGPLLLRDFGMANNSILKSGGGHMGHKFGEIERILLTYPDLNFVLVGDSGQEDPKIYREVALQFPGRILAIYIRDVQLAEREKIALDISKELSQQKLEMVIVDNTTEAADHAAKTGLIYREAIPAIEQDKAEDKGQLPGKEEATVTGDAK is encoded by the coding sequence ATGGATTGGAAAGAACTGTTTGGAAAATATGTCACGGAAATAGAATCTGACTTCAACCGCCTGGCCGATAGGCTGAAGTTCCGGATGGGGTACGTCGATCCGATCCAGATACTGCCGTACCGTACCTATGGCACACTGAACAGGCTGTACCTGAAGGGCAGGGTGCTGGAAGATGAGAAGATTGCCGGGGCAGGGGACAAGGACACCATCCTGAACAACCTGCTGAACATGTATAAACGCTTTGAGAGTGATGAAGTAGTCGGCGCAACTATTAAAGCCGTATTCGGCGAAGAAGAACAGCACGCGGTAACTGATAACGAAGGCTATTTTCATTTCGACCTGGTTCCGGAAAAGCCGGTGATACGCGAGAATCTTTGGCATGGGGTAGACCTACACCTGACCGATATCCCGAAACCATACACTGCCGGCTTCAGTGCAAAGGCAGAGGTGATGATACCGCCGCTGGACGCAGAGTATGGTATCATCAGCGATATTGACGATACAATCGTGCGCACATCGGCAACCGATATGCTGGCCATGGCGAGGACCGTGTTTCTGAACAATGCGAAGACAAGGTTGCCATTTGCGGGGGTGTCTGAGTTTTATAAATCGCTGCAGCTGGGCAGGAATGGCAAGCGTAATAATCCGTTCTTCTACGTCAGTAGCAGTCCATGGAATATGTACGACCTGCTGCGCGATTTTCTTGACCTGAACGAGATACCAGCCGGACCGTTATTGCTACGCGATTTCGGGATGGCCAATAACTCGATACTGAAAAGCGGCGGCGGGCATATGGGGCATAAGTTTGGCGAGATAGAAAGGATCCTGCTCACGTATCCTGATCTGAATTTCGTGCTGGTGGGTGACAGTGGACAGGAAGACCCGAAGATATACCGGGAGGTAGCGCTGCAATTTCCCGGAAGAATACTAGCCATCTACATACGCGACGTGCAGCTTGCAGAACGGGAGAAAATTGCTCTTGATATCTCCAAAGAATTATCGCAGCAAAAGCTGGAAATGGTGATCGTTGATAATACCACCGAAGCTGCAGACCATGCGGCAAAAACAGGGCTCATCTATCGCGAAGCGATACCTGCTATTGAACAGGATAAAGCAGAAGACAAAGGCCAGCTTCCCGGCAAAGAAGAAGCCACTGTTACAGGTGATGCAAAATAA
- a CDS encoding energy transducer TonB — protein MKSSLIVVVFALNAIVASAQSQGVINYASNCPDFDYCYNCGDDKAVFLGRLKNYFEQALNMRDVDRIEGVVLVEIAVDSTGKPCARKFINRSSNSAGEIKTLGLDHAIAQMPVWEPAAISGKPINSHVILAFYSHITGHGIFDVNYLRNDADKQWHVINGNRESVITYNEEDAAAN, from the coding sequence ATGAAAAGTTCGCTGATCGTTGTTGTATTTGCCCTGAACGCCATTGTTGCATCTGCCCAGTCTCAGGGAGTCATCAACTATGCTTCCAATTGCCCCGACTTTGATTATTGCTACAACTGCGGAGACGATAAAGCAGTATTCCTCGGACGCTTAAAAAACTACTTTGAACAAGCTTTGAACATGCGCGACGTTGACCGCATCGAAGGAGTGGTGTTAGTAGAGATAGCTGTCGATTCAACAGGCAAGCCTTGCGCGCGAAAATTCATCAACCGTAGCAGCAATAGTGCTGGTGAGATCAAAACGCTAGGGCTGGATCATGCAATTGCTCAAATGCCCGTTTGGGAACCCGCAGCGATATCCGGCAAGCCGATAAACAGTCACGTGATCCTGGCGTTCTATTCACACATAACAGGTCATGGCATCTTCGATGTCAACTACCTGCGCAATGATGCCGACAAGCAGTGGCACGTCATCAACGGCAACCGCGAAAGTGTTATTACATATAACGAAGAAGACGCCGCCGCAAACTAG
- a CDS encoding OmpP1/FadL family transporter, giving the protein MNNRLLSFLLVLSGVSGFYTVSAQDETDALRYSFLQPMGTARSMGLGGAMGSVGGDFTSLSINPAGIGVYRNSEFMITPSLKINNIDGLYQGQTMSENNTRFNFNNIGAVFTRTPRGKRYDCAKWRAVSFGIGMNRLADFNRNVIYGGRNTQSSFSEIFVADAANFDVINNTQDLQDLSTLSGIGWQSFLMDTIGGKFFTTVPFTTGVLQQRALRERGGVNEIAISFGGNYKEQLMLGATLGLPAVNYNRTMVFDEVDATNDPNNNFSSLSFAEDLSSSALGINLKLGFIYKPSDKFRIGGALHTPTYLGFSDVQNRSIVTNTEAFGGKQTLAAINDIPEQIFDYGLTTPWRGIVSATGFLGKHGFITADYEYVDYASARYHFDGAFVNSESFINQLIRQRYRGASNFRIGAEGRFDQLMVRLGFGYYGNPEKNGGDDRMSISAGVGYRFDNWFVDLGFMNTQYQEHELPYQAKYPENYYPDLPSGIIPIPQAAIKNSLNNVALTLGWKF; this is encoded by the coding sequence ATGAACAACCGCCTTTTATCTTTCCTACTGGTATTATCAGGCGTTTCAGGTTTTTATACCGTATCGGCACAAGATGAGACCGACGCGCTGAGATACTCTTTTCTACAACCTATGGGTACTGCCCGCTCTATGGGCTTAGGTGGTGCAATGGGTTCTGTTGGTGGCGATTTCACGTCGCTCAGTATTAACCCCGCGGGTATCGGTGTGTATCGCAACTCAGAGTTTATGATAACGCCGTCGCTCAAGATCAACAATATCGATGGTCTGTACCAGGGGCAGACAATGAGCGAAAACAACACACGCTTTAACTTCAACAACATAGGTGCGGTATTCACCCGTACACCACGTGGGAAACGTTACGACTGCGCAAAATGGAGAGCAGTATCGTTCGGCATAGGCATGAACCGCCTGGCCGATTTCAACCGTAATGTTATCTATGGTGGTCGCAACACCCAGAGCTCGTTCAGTGAGATATTTGTGGCAGACGCGGCCAACTTCGATGTGATCAACAATACGCAAGACCTCCAGGACCTATCCACATTGTCTGGCATAGGCTGGCAATCTTTCCTGATGGATACTATTGGCGGCAAATTTTTCACGACAGTTCCTTTTACTACCGGCGTGCTCCAGCAACGCGCTCTTCGCGAGCGTGGTGGCGTTAACGAGATCGCCATCTCTTTCGGCGGCAATTACAAAGAGCAATTGATGCTTGGTGCAACACTGGGCCTGCCTGCAGTGAACTACAACCGCACCATGGTATTTGATGAGGTAGATGCAACCAACGACCCCAACAATAATTTCTCCAGCCTTTCATTTGCTGAAGACTTATCATCATCTGCTCTTGGTATCAACCTAAAACTTGGTTTCATTTATAAGCCATCAGATAAATTCAGAATAGGCGGCGCACTACACACGCCTACATACCTCGGATTCTCTGATGTGCAGAACAGGTCGATAGTAACGAATACAGAAGCCTTCGGCGGAAAGCAGACGCTTGCTGCTATCAATGATATTCCCGAACAAATATTTGACTATGGCCTTACTACTCCATGGAGGGGTATCGTGAGCGCTACAGGCTTCCTGGGTAAACACGGTTTCATCACTGCCGATTATGAGTATGTAGACTACGCTTCTGCACGCTACCATTTCGACGGTGCATTTGTTAATAGCGAATCATTCATCAACCAGTTGATCAGGCAGCGCTACAGGGGTGCCAGCAATTTCCGCATAGGTGCCGAAGGCCGTTTTGATCAACTAATGGTGCGTCTTGGATTTGGATACTATGGTAATCCTGAAAAAAATGGCGGCGATGACCGCATGAGCATTTCTGCAGGTGTTGGTTATAGGTTCGACAATTGGTTTGTTGATCTTGGTTTCATGAACACGCAATACCAGGAACACGAACTGCCTTACCAGGCAAAATATCCCGAGAATTATTATCCCGATCTTCCTTCGGGCATAATACCGATACCACAGGCTGCCATCAAAAACAGCCTGAATAATGTAGCCCTCACACTGGGCTGGAAATTCTAG
- the bla gene encoding subclass B1 metallo-beta-lactamase, with protein MKNVLFSFVLFLTCFGAFAQTNIPISKDLEVVGITPNVLMHVSHMQTESFGKVPCNGLIYIVGKEAVFMDTPHDDKLSKKLLDWFAVTYPGVTIKGVIVEHFHADCLGGLKEFHNRGIKSYANTRTIALAEKNGYTVPFNGFGDELKMKIGNGRVQSRYFGPAHTSDNIVTWLPDEGVLFGGCMIKAAGAGKGNLDDANVQEWSNTVTKIKNEFGSRTKVVVPGHGDPGGEELLDYTIKMFSAN; from the coding sequence ATGAAGAACGTTCTTTTCAGCTTTGTTCTGTTTTTGACTTGCTTCGGCGCATTTGCGCAGACCAATATTCCTATTTCAAAAGACCTGGAGGTTGTTGGCATTACACCTAATGTATTGATGCATGTATCGCATATGCAAACAGAGTCGTTTGGCAAGGTGCCTTGCAACGGGTTAATATACATAGTAGGCAAAGAGGCGGTGTTTATGGACACCCCGCATGACGATAAGCTCTCCAAGAAATTGCTCGACTGGTTTGCTGTTACGTACCCTGGCGTGACGATAAAAGGTGTGATCGTTGAGCATTTCCATGCCGACTGCCTTGGTGGTCTTAAAGAGTTTCATAACCGCGGCATCAAATCGTATGCAAACACGCGAACCATCGCATTGGCTGAGAAGAACGGGTACACAGTACCTTTCAACGGTTTTGGCGATGAGCTGAAAATGAAGATAGGCAACGGACGCGTGCAGTCGCGCTATTTTGGTCCGGCTCATACCTCAGATAATATTGTTACCTGGTTGCCAGATGAGGGAGTTTTGTTTGGAGGCTGCATGATCAAAGCAGCCGGTGCCGGCAAAGGCAATCTTGATGATGCCAACGTGCAGGAGTGGTCAAACACGGTAACCAAAATAAAGAATGAATTTGGCAGCAGGACGAAAGTAGTAGTGCCCGGTCATGGCGATCCCGGTGGAGAAGAACTGCTGGATTATACTATTAAAATGTTTTCTGCTAACTAG